The Spea bombifrons isolate aSpeBom1 chromosome 4, aSpeBom1.2.pri, whole genome shotgun sequence genome segment AGTAAGTAAAATCAGTGCAAGTAGAAGCAGACAACTGTACATACGCTAGCAAAACATTTATGTCCCAGTGCTCGTCCTCAAAAGGACACACAGGATAAAGACAAGCTAGGCACATACCTCTGTTTTGTAAATCATCTGATTACGAGAGAGGTCTCTAATCCCTGGCCAGTCCATTGAGCAGTGCCACAGCAGGGAGCTTAACCGCTCATTATCTAACAGCAAAATCTACTGAAATATCATACATTAATATTGACAAATCTGTACTTAATGCCTATGTGTCTGTTTGGTGTTTCAGTACACGTTTCCGGTGTTATGGGATACAATGATACGGATCCTTATAGGTAAAGGTAGCATTCCGTACTCTATGCTTCAGACATTATTAAAGCTCATTGTGTTGATGTTCAGCACCCTGCTTCTTGTGGTCATTCGGGTTCAGGTCATCCAGTCCCAACTTCCAGTTTTTACCAGGTATGGTGCACACTTAAAATTTGAAGCCCCAGTAAAGCCCGTCTGGGGAGGAGGAAAATAAGACCGTAGTCCTGTTGAATGTGACATTCAGCTTTATGTTTCAATTTTTCTTAGGTTTGATAACCCTGCAGCTGTCAGCTCCACACCTGCAAGACAATTAACATTTAATTACCTGCTCCCTGTGAATGCCTGGCTTCTCCTTAATCCATCAGAGCTCTGCTGTGATTGGACCATGGGAACGATTCCTTTGGTGGAGTCTGTTCTTGACACCCGGAACTTGGCTACCTTGGTATTCTTTGGTGTTTTGGGATACCTGGTTATGTTCAGCATCAGATATCATGGTGATTCGTCAAAAACTGTGCTTATGGTAAGATCATTTAGGTCTGTTATAAAATAGAGTTTAAGAATTTATCTTCAAGAAAACAATGGTGCTGTTTACAGCTGAAAGAGTTACTAAGCcgtttttctctatttttgtaGCTACAAACCTATAATAATTGCTAAAATGTGATATAAATCAAGATTCAATCTTATATATTATGGCATCTTATTCACTTTATCAACAATTTAACCCATAGGGCCTGAGTGTCATTTGTTCACCATCTGTACTTAGTGATCATGTAGCTTAAAAAAGGATACTAAGGGCCCTCGGCTCTAGGCGCCAGCATACAGATATGAGAACTGTACTGCTCAACGTTGATTGCCCATAACACTCCTTCCCTAAGCCCACTGGTTTCATGCTCTCTTGCAATATGCTGTGATATAATAGGGGAAAaggttaaattgtattttattcccTTTAACTGTGCTTTGTGAGACAGTTTGTGTCTGTTTTTGTGTATGTGACTTGTTCCTTTTGTAGCTGTATGTGACTTGTTCCTTttgtagctatatatatatatatatatatatatatatatataataaaatccaAGATATacaattgcacaccaacctTAATTGCTCTGCCTGGTAACTGTAGCAGTGATGCAAATATACTCCAAAGATAGTTGCCGGCACTCGTGGGACTTGGTTTCAAATAATTTCAAGAAACTCTGTGTTACAAGACTTGTAACACAGAGTTTCTTGAAATTATTTGAAACCAAGTCCCACGAGTGCCAGCAACTATCTtggagtgtgtatatatatatatatatatatatatatatatatatatatatatatatatatatatatatatatatatatatatatatatatatatatatatatataatataatataatataatttttgttttttgtctttttccttttctaggCTCTTAGTCTGATCGTATTGCCTTTTATACCTGCATCAAATCTGTTCTTCCCTGTTGGCTTTGTTGTTGCGGAAAGAGTGCTTTATGTCCCTAGCATGGGGTTCTGCATACTTGTTGCACATGGCTGGAAGAAATTATCATGCAAAAGGTGGGTACACCTAGTGAGAGTAATTTTAATGCTACaggcatacaaagacattttagacaatggtATCTGTCAAACATTGTGGCGccatcttggggggggggtcctttTCCGTTCCAGCGTGACTGTGCCCAGATGCATAAAGCATGGTCCATGTCAAAGAAATGGCCTGCACAAAGCCCTTAACTTaaccccattaaacacctttgggatgaattgcaATGTCGAGTGTGAGCCAGGATGTCTTGTTAAACATCTGTGCCAGACctcacagacacactccaaaatcctaTGGAAAGGTTCCCAACCTAATTAAGCATTGGACTGTACAATTATtagtttatttacttttttcatgTTCAAGTTTcaggttattatatatatatatatatatatatatatatatatatatatatatatatatatatatatatatatatatatatatatatttatggcatATATCTACTATTTTTTTAGTCCAACAATTTTGCAGCAGGCAGCTAATCTTAAAAGTCATCTAAATCATTGTATAGCCCTCGATAGTTTTTAGATCATAGCTGCTCTGTTCTAATTTTTGTGGTGGTGAAGGCATGCTGTTTAAATGCCCTTATTGACCATATtgtttgattattattttttttaaattaaccccttggaaGATTACAGACAATGTGATTTGAACCTTAACTCTTATAGAAACAGTTGCATATACTTGGTTGTGTAGCATCAGAACCCATTGTCCTGATTACGCAATTCCCTGAAGATTACCCTGCTTCTCACCACTTTAAGGTCTTGGTTAATGATCTGTTACTGGTATAGATCCAAACAGAAACATACTGCAAACTTATATTTGCAATAAGTGTCCCTGTTTCATATGTCATACTTGAGGAGGGGGGAGCATGCAATTGCTGATTCTTATTGTCTGTCTTTACAGCAAGTTGAAAAAACTTTCTTGGATATTTTTGGCGCTTGTGCTGTTCACTCATGCCATGAAAACATTCAACAGGAACTGGGACTGGGAGTCAGAATACACTCTGTTTATGTCTGCTTTGAAGGTAGGGTATCATTCCCTTCTCTGCTGTTTTACAATAGTGTATGCACAAGACATAGCGTCACTTATAGCTTGAGTTTTATAAATAGAATGAGCtgagtttgtttttattaaataatgatcCGTTATATTCCATTGATGTATTTTGAGGTAGGGTGGTATATATCTATTTAACAATGTTTATAAGCAGAAATGTTTAAAGCTATTTTtagaataaaaggaaaaaatacttGCACGGTTTTACTctttcatctgaagaagagacttcttctatgttggcccaGCAAGGGGTATCAACTTCAgctaaagactccattttctcttgCAGCTGACACTTCTGTTTTTTTGATAAGGGAACattctgtttttatgtttggctataattttgtttttattgtataattgTCAGAAAATGGTGTGAAAGATAAAATTGCCATAGACTTCAAGTATTGTTTTAGTGGATTAAGTACATTATATACAGTTATatcacaattaaataaaaattggatTTCATTCCCCATTGTTCTAAAAAATAGTTCCTCCCATTCAAGCACCGCGCTGAGCTGACAGTGATGTTAACAAAGTCCCTCCCCAGGACTGTTTGTGTTTTGTAGAATTAACAATTATTGCAGTGACAAAAATGAGACAAAACATACTTACCCCTAAATACTTAAAACTATTAGTATCTATGTATTGCTGCGAGAGGTGGATCCAGCAGTTATTAAAGCACAGGcttcaatacttacactagcaACATATATGCATAATTaagagagaaataaaatgttgttaaaTGTCATAAGCTACTTATTCCTTCTGGTAATATGTATGAATTGCTAcacattaaagaaaatgtttatacatttataaccaTCTAAAACATGAATATTCtgatgtgttttctttctttgaacATTAATTCaggtaaacaaaaataatgcaaaactgTGGAATAATGTGGGCCATGCTTTAGAGAATGAGAAGAATTATGCCAAAGCACTAAGGTTTTTCAAGCAGGCTACCCAAGTGCaaccaggtaaaaaaaaatcgctATATTAACATAATTTTCTACTCTGACTACCGTATTGTGATGGCATCCTTATACCCTAGCAGACAGGTTCATGAAGGCATTGCTATTGAAGTCAGTCTTAGCAATTTGCACAGATTCTGAGCTACAGGGTTGATTGGAGGCCAGTATATTATGAGCACAGAGATATATTCAGCCCAATACATTCTCCTGTATGAAAGTTATttaggaaggggcaaatgcatatggggggttcTGCAACCCCCCCATTAACTTTACACAAGTGATTCTACCAAAACGTGGATATGATAGTTGTGCGATCCCTAAAAACTTCCAGAGAGCAGGGTGGTCCAGCAGCTTTAAATGTCCAAGCACTCAACAGGGGACGCTAGTTGTATCTTACCACGCCTAATAAGTGTTTGAAAGGGACCAGGCTGGTCCAGTTCGTCCTTTCCCCTAACTCAGTCAAGAGAGCTGGGTTGCTACAAACAACAACTGCATTGTTTTTCTATTGGGTTACAGAGTTTGTGTTAAATTGGCAAGTGTAAAGGCCACCCCCAACCTTAGAGAAAAAAGAATGTTGAAGTGCTCGGAAACAATTGAATCAGTTGCtgctaaaagaaaataaaacaattaaactcAAGCTGGGTCTATGTGCTTTTGTGTACCCTAGAATGCAACACTTGTTAAGGATCCGTGATAAAATTGCATTCTAATGGACACAGGGCCCAGTCCGAGAGTCTCTAAAGTGTGCCAAAGTGTTCTGATTGCATGCGGTTTGCCAGGTTCTTGTGTCATGTTCATTTAAAAGTACAAGTTATCAAATATACTTCTATTATAGTATTATgtgtgtaaataatatatattgttgtgcATTTTTATTGTCAGATGATATTGGAGCACATATGAATGTTGGAAGAACCTATAAAAACCTGAACAGAAGCAAAGAGGCAGAGGAATCATATTTAATTGCAAAAGCGCTTATGCCACAGGTAGAAACAGATCAGATGTCTCCAATGTGCACACTGCTAATAATTTCCATGACGGAGGTTTTAAACTGGTGCTTATTGTCATCAATGTGGGTTTAGATTTGATTTTGAGCACAAGATAAAGTGGAAATATAGTGGAATAAAGATTTTAAGTAGATATCCTTTCTAATTATACCAAAAcagattttgttttcctttcctcACAAGCATTTATTCAAATTAAGCACATAGACACGGCTATTACACTGTAATATGGTCTTCATGTTACTTGATTCCCATCAGTGGTCACGCTTCTGCTAAGGCTGCAGGGGATGAAAGCCCCTTTAACAGTAAGGCAAGATGAGTTCTGTCATTATTCAAGATATATTCCTAGACTGTGCAGTGCAATGCCATAGCAGCTATAACTGAATACGTCGGTTCCTGCTATATAAATTGTCATGTCTATGTTTGAAAAGTTTATAAAGCTATAGAGCTAGAAAATGCATGTGTAGGTTGGAAAAATGTAAACTTCCAAGTTGTTTTGTACTTTCTTCTGTCACCCCATATTATAATTTTCCTAAATTACCCTCGCATATTCTTTTAACAGGTTATACCAGGAAAGAAATATGCAGCCCGAGTAGCCCCTAACCACCTCAATGTGTACATAAACCTTGCAAACTTGATTCGGGCAAACGAATCTCGCCTGGAGGAAGCAGATCAGTTGTACAGACAAGCGATAAGCATGCGGCCAGATTTCAAACAAGCTTATATCAGTAGGTTGGTACTTATATTTAACAGATCGATAAGGTCCACACAATGATAATGGACTACAGTAAATTATAATGAATCGTTTTTTATAATACATGCAGTTCCTCAGCTATATGGCAATCTTAGATTTCCCAAGTCTGCTAGAAACATCTAAAGCTTGAGCAGTGGTTGTTTAATTATCCCAtggaatgttaaatatatataccggtaaatCTTTATTTGTATTACCCATAATTTTACTTCATACAATTTATATACCTCCACTATTGCAATCAAAGTGTTACTTGCAAGGAGTAGCTCAGAATTTTGCAAATGAATGTCTCCAGTCTGGTTTTGCAGCTATTCTAGCACTGTCGTTTTTCGCAGTTCTCTTGTACAGCCCTATTGATTTTGCCTTCAATGAAGTAACATCCCATGCTGACACTCGGCATGGTGAGAGCCCTGCCGTGGATTAATCACTGGCATCTGCCACGGATTAATCACTGGCATCTGCCACAAGTTTGAAGGGCTCTGTGGCTTATAGCAAATGGACaatttttttactgtaaaagtACTAAAATGCTGAAATTTGTTTTGCTACAGGGGAGAATTACTCTTAAAAATGAACAAGCCTTTAGAAGCTAAAGATGCCTATATGAAAGCCCTGGAGCTAGATGGAATGAATGCAGATCTGTGGTACAACCTAGCAATAGTTTATATTGAATTGAAAGATCCACAGGAAGCTCTGAAAAACTTTAACCAAGCACTTGAATTAAATCGGAAGCATAAGCTTGCTTTGTTCAACTCTGCCTTACTTATGCAGGAATCAGGTACGTGACCTTGTTGTGTAACTCCTTAGACTTCCGCAGTAATCTCTCCATAATACTGCAGGTTCTGTGTTAGAGGTTAGTTAACAATTAGATTGGTAAAGAAAATAACTTCTGTTTACGTAGCAACACCAATACTCACGGTGACCCTATTGGCCATTGTTTCAGGACACTTTTATATTTCACAGGTTGCTGACCCTTGAAACGCTTCCTTGGCGCTTAAAATCGCCCTTTCCTAATCTGCCGCTGGTTTTGAACCAGAGCAGAAAACCATgttgtgaaaaatattttgctacTTTCCTCTGTCCCGAAGTTTTGAATTTCCTAATCTTAAGGAACCATACAATTAAACGTCATGTATATAACAGTGCTGTGCCTCTGGTTGCTATTGAGAGTTTGACTGTATGTAGGATACAGATGTTGGGTTTTCTTGCCAAATAAATGACTGGATGATATCTTGTTTACTCCTTATACTTAAGCTGCTATTGTAGATATTTCTGACTTCTAGATTAGGTCAGGCACCTGtataatcattttttgttttgtgtgtttgaagGATGAAACTGTAGTACAAAAGCCCTTAAGAACCAAGGCTGATTTAAGTTTATTTACACTTAAAGAGACActgcagccattatatgcacttaaatatgatgcatatgatagctgaatgTCCCCTGTACATAATTGTTTTGCACATTTTGTCACAGTTCCCTACCCCGTGTATTTACCTCTGCCACATCTCCTGCTTGTCACTGTGTGTGCGGTATACTCACACCAACCATCTGCAGTAATGGCTGACTTATAAagttgtattaataataataataaatatgcataccattgtttagtaaaaaaaataatccaaaataTTTGAATACCGGTAAATCATTTTAGGCGGAGCAGTCACCCAACGTATTAAGTCTGTGGCTGACTTAAAAAGGgaccgatttttttttttaaatatccctTTGTGAGAGCATGTCTGGACAAGGTGAAGCACATCACAATGTAGTTACATAAGAGAAAATGGCACAGGCTTATATCATTTTGCATGTAAGGAGCCAAGAGCCTAAAATCCAAGTAGTGCTTTTAGTGAAACTTGCCAGAAAAGAATTCCCATGAAGGCTCAGTTCAATGAACAGATGTTGTATATCTAAACACATTGTGGAGTCATTGGTTTCTTGATATTCTGTCTGCTTCTAATTAGCTTTTACAGTGTGTACTCCTATTCACAGACAAACGAGCGTCAACTAACGGCAAACCTCCATAATTACAAGCTAATAGTTAAAACATTTGGTTTTAAGAACTCACCTTTCatacttttttcttgtttaatgtttttgtatgaatatttcaaaatataacttatgcagaaatacattttataattgtttgacactttttttcccaactgaagGCAATGTCCGACTGAGACCAGAGGCCAAGAAAAGACTCCTGACCTATGTTGAGGAAGAACCGCATGATGCAAATGGTTATTTTAATTTGGGCATGCTGGCTATggatgaaaaaaaagattttgaagCTGAAACATGGATGAAAAAAGCTATACATTTACAGCCAGGTTTCCGTAGTGCCCTCTTCAATCTGGCCCTCTTGTATTCTCAGACTGCAAGGGAACTGGAGGCCTTACCTGTTCTGAATGAGTTACTGCGTTACTACCCAGACCACACGAAAGGCCTGATACTAAAAGGAGACATCCTTATGAATCAAAAGAAAGACATTAAAGGTGCAAAgaaatgctttgaaaaaatattagaaatggaTCCTAATAATGTGCAAGGAAAACATAATCTCTGTGTGGTCTATTTTGAGGAGCGAGATTTGTTGAAAGCTGAACGGTGCCTTGTGGAGACATTGGCATTAGCCCCACATGAGGAATACATTCAACGCCATCTTAATATTGTGCGCAGTAAAATCCTGTCCCTTAATGCTGCTGGACAGCCTATTCTTCCAGTGGCTGAAGAGTCACCCACACAAGAACAACATGGAAAAGagattgaagaagaaaaaaaaactcagtcTGACAAagtaagcaaagaaaaaaatataccaaaaacaactacatccacaaaaaagaaaaacaaagggcCAACGAAATCTAAAAACCAACAGAAAAATTCCgaggaagaaataaagaaaaaatcaacaaaagaaataaaagacattGAAACTAAAAGAGTTGCTGCACTGAAACGATTAGAAGAAATTGAACGTATATTAAGTGGCGACTGATCTATAAGACGATATTTCAGACTTGGATAGTGTTTTTATATTATGCTCACTAGAGTACTGGGTTCCTTGGTTTTAAAACTTGAAATGAGTTGAAGAGCGAAGTTGGTGGCTGCTGAATGATGTCTGGATTTCGGAACCATTTGTGTGCTCCATATTATTTATACACTATTTATATCTTGAACATGcatcttatttttgttttccactTTATTATTCCTAAATTCaattttttatcattaatatttcaCCCATCATCTTAAAGTTTGCCCCTTTTTGAAGGGAAATTACCTTAACAATAACCCACTGTGAGCTCTAAGtgttcaataaaacatttttttcttctattataGTTTGATATATCTGGTTTAGTAATGTGTTCTCAGAATCCAGTACTGCATGAATAAAACTATCTGAACTGCTGTAAATGCAGTAGTTAATTCATGATTTATACATTGCCTCTGGAACTCAGAGGATTCTTATTTTCATatgttaaagtgtttttttttctctctctaaagCTAGGCTAAATCATTCTTAATGCAATATcactatttacatttttttttttttttagaacattttggcaaatgttgagttttttttacagttgtgTAACTTTTTAAGTCTCTTTTGACTGCAAATTGGATTATCAGTGCAATTAGCACTCAGTTGgattaataaacaaattgttATGATGTGTAGCTCACTGTTCAATTTGACATTTTCAGTCACTGTGCCTTGAAAGAGTATTCACAAAACTAACAGCCAAGCATGTATTTTTAGGAATTATTTATTGTAGTTAAAGTGCTAAACTTATACCCATTTGCATATAGCCTTATTCTGGGTTTTATATCTGTGTTCATATATTACATCAAGTAGATTTCAGTTTTCCAGGCTGCTCTTTTTGATTGATACACTGGGTTTCTAAGTGCTTTTGTATACCTGTTTTTAATCTTTATTATATGAAGCCAGTAGTTATTGCAGCACTTTATACGGTGCGATAAactcatatataaaataaggtgAGCCCAGTTCTCATTTTTGTGTTCTTGTGGATATATGGATTATACTAATCAAAATCACAACTGTTTCGTAACTAgttgtattaaatattttatgaagtCCACCTCAAGCCAGTGAAAAGTGGATAGTATTTAAAACGCACCACTAAAATgtggaaaatgtaaatgcaaattattttgcaATCTAATAGAATTTTTATTCCATAATTCAatccatataaaatgtattttaaaaaatgccatAGATCTATGTTAATGCCTATGTGATTGTGTGTTTTCAGTAATCAAAAGTCCATAAAACAAAGATGCTTTACAATTTTTAAAAGTAACTGCTTCACTTTCTTTACTagcatgtcattttttttttattaatgaatacTACTGCTACAGTATATTACAGAAACCCCTTATTTactttgaaacaatgtaaaCAAGTGGACAATACTTTTCTTCAATCTGGAAATCTGCGTTACCCTGTGCCGTGTTGTCCTCTATTCCAGGTGTGGTCCACATGGCAACTGAACCCCTACTTtgtgttttaatctttttttttttttcttttcttcgtgTGCCTCTCCCCTAGCATCTGATTTCAAAGGGTTAACCTTTGATCCCctcatttaggcatgtagatgtagtaaagacaacttgctgaagttcaaagtgagcatcagaatggggaagaaagggcaTTTAAGtgacgtggcatggttgttggtgccaggcgGGCTgctctgagtatttcagaaactgctgatctactgggattttcacgcacaaccatctctagggtttacagagaatggtacgaaaaaagagaaaatatccagtgagtggcagttgtgtggacgaatatgccttgttgatgtcagaggagaatgggcagactggttcgagatgacagagaGGCAAAGGTAaatcaaataaccactcgttacaaccaaggtatgcagaataccatctctgaacgcacaacgcttcaaaccttgaagcagatgggctacagcagcagatgGCCAtactgggtgccactcctgccagctaagaacaggaaactgatgctacaatttgcacaggctcaccaaaattgcacaatggaagaacattgcctggtctgatgagtctcgattccagctttgacattcagatggcggggtcagactttggcgtaaacaacatggaagcatggatccatcctgccttgtatcaacaatTCAGGCTGGCGGTGTAATTGTGTGAGGACACTGTCTTGGCACACTtttggccccttagtaccaattgagcattgtttaaacgtgacagcctacctgagtattgtttctgaccatgtccatccctttatgaccacagtgtacccatcttctgatggctacttccagcaggatactgcaccatgtcacaaagctcacatctcaaactggtttcttgagcaTGACAAAGGGtttactccaatggcctccacagtcaccagatctcaatccaatagagcacctttgggatgtggtggaacgggagattcccatcatggatgtgcagccaacaaatctgcagcaacttcgtgatgccatcatgtccatatggaccaaaatttCTCAGGAacgtttccagcaccttgtagaaagtataaAAACAAACTCAAAAACCGACAGCGATTGATTAGATATAAAAACCACaatttatataaagaaatatacaatcaataaaaataacaaaatacacaataataaataGACATAACAGATATCCTCAATatgagatataaatatatactgtatttatcggcgtataacacgcactttttaaaCCCAAATACGAAGTtaaaaccctacctgcgtgttatatgccgataaatcctagagctgcacgatttgcagcgacgtctccctcacttccggtcctgcggagggtgcgtgttatacgccggtaaGTAGGGTAAATTAATAAATCAAAACAGTGAATTAATAATCAACCTGCCCCACCGAGGGTTAAACAATATAAGGGCAAATGTGCTCAAAGCTAACCTCATCTActgggatagatagataaaattCAGCAACATATTTTTTGAGATTCCCAAGAATTATGTTGAAGCTGCCAAATCTTTAACAGCAATGCATAAATTGAACTTTTCAGATACAGTGAAAATGCCTAAGTGGCAAATGTTTGAGCTATTGGACCTCAAGTAAAATGACAGCTTTGCCAAAACTTCTTAATGTGATCTGAACAGTCTCATTGCAGATATCCACTCATctttgaaaaatacaaaaaacctttttggGGTTCGTTAAAGTGAGAGGTAGGGAAGAGGGTAGCTTACCGTACTATGTACACCCAAAATATTCCTCCTTCCCTGGGTGGGAAAAGAGATTTTCCCTCGCGCAGTGTGCTCAGCCAGCCCCTGGACCAGTGAAATGTGCAGATGAGGAAAGAGGGTGTGAGAggttgaatgaatgaatgagtcagtcagtaaatgaatgtattagtgtttaggggcagaaatggcaaagacaggctgcttcaggggcagaggcatACCACTTCAATGTCTggtttagtatatagtgatggaggTTATACTGCaccaccatcagtgtctggttcaGTGTATAGTTATAGGAGCTACGCTGTACTACcagcaatgtctggctcagtatatggtGATATGAGTTATATCCGTTccatata includes the following:
- the TMTC3 gene encoding protein O-mannosyl-transferase TMTC3 yields the protein MADISPKEIGILSCVVFICYWNSLYCGFVFDDVSAILDNKDLHPSTPIKKLFQNDFWGTPMSEERSHKSYRPLTVLTFRLNYLFSELNAVSYHFLNMVLHAVVSLIFLKVCKLFLDSRTSLIAALLFAVHPIHTEAVTGVVGRAELLSSIFLLAAFLSYTKSKGPDNSIVWTPIAVAVFLVAVATLCKEQGITVVGICCFYEVFIAQGYTFPVLWDTMIRILIGKGSIPYSMLQTLLKLIVLMFSTLLLVVIRVQVIQSQLPVFTRFDNPAAVSSTPARQLTFNYLLPVNAWLLLNPSELCCDWTMGTIPLVESVLDTRNLATLVFFGVLGYLVMFSIRYHGDSSKTVLMALSLIVLPFIPASNLFFPVGFVVAERVLYVPSMGFCILVAHGWKKLSCKSKLKKLSWIFLALVLFTHAMKTFNRNWDWESEYTLFMSALKVNKNNAKLWNNVGHALENEKNYAKALRFFKQATQVQPDDIGAHMNVGRTYKNLNRSKEAEESYLIAKALMPQVIPGKKYAARVAPNHLNVYINLANLIRANESRLEEADQLYRQAISMRPDFKQAYISRGELLLKMNKPLEAKDAYMKALELDGMNADLWYNLAIVYIELKDPQEALKNFNQALELNRKHKLALFNSALLMQESGNVRLRPEAKKRLLTYVEEEPHDANGYFNLGMLAMDEKKDFEAETWMKKAIHLQPGFRSALFNLALLYSQTARELEALPVLNELLRYYPDHTKGLILKGDILMNQKKDIKGAKKCFEKILEMDPNNVQGKHNLCVVYFEERDLLKAERCLVETLALAPHEEYIQRHLNIVRSKILSLNAAGQPILPVAEESPTQEQHGKEIEEEKKTQSDKVSKEKNIPKTTTSTKKKNKGPTKSKNQQKNSEEEIKKKSTKEIKDIETKRVAALKRLEEIERILSGD